The following coding sequences are from one Maniola jurtina chromosome 14, ilManJurt1.1, whole genome shotgun sequence window:
- the LOC123872031 gene encoding 60S ribosomal protein L22-like yields MAVTKPAAKKGQLHQKTGKKGVKGGKIRGKGQRRKISLKFAIDCTHPAEDSILEVGNFEKYLKERVKVEGKTNNLGNHVVIARDKTKIVISADIPFSKRYLKYLTKRYLKKNNLRDWLRVVASAHDSYELRYFNINADSDNEDNED; encoded by the exons ATGGCAGTAACAAAGCCCGCGGCCAAGAAAGGCCAACTTCACCAAAAGACTGGTAAAAAGGGAGTCAAAGGGGGTAAAATCCGCGGCAAGGGCCAGCGAAGGAAAATAAGTCTTAAATTCGCGATTGATTGCACACATCCAGCTGAAGACAGCATTCTGGAGGTGGGCAATTTCGAGAAATACTTAAAAGAACGTGTAAAGGTTGAGGGCAAAACAAATAACCTGGGCAATCACGTTGTCATCGCGAGGGATAAGACGAAAATCGTTATCAGTGCAG ACATTCCCTTCTCCAAGAGGTACTTGAAATACTTGACAAAGCGCTACCTCAAGAAGAACAACCTGCGTGACTGGCTGCGCGTGGTGGCGTCTGCGCACGACTCCTACGAGCTGCGCTACTTCAACATCAACGCGGACAGCGACAACGAGGACAATGAGGATTAA
- the LOC123872029 gene encoding uncharacterized protein LOC123872029: MDKCFAACGCDDLEGITKSDLDRFTDKIENVLNDEKGRRLFRNFMFSSNMRHGRKALDLYENIERLLSSTEDPESASFRRYLREYDRVIDAAERIEELDFATMERLVIARDSENKEEMAEVLKALKLEVTKALRREYSAFRIRFVPSKHN; this comes from the coding sequence ATGGATAAATGTTTTGCCGCGTGCGGCTGTGACGATCTCGAGGGAATAACAAAATCTGATTTGGATCGCTTCACTGATAAAATAGAAAATGTTCTCAACGATGAAAAAGGGCGGAGACTCTTCAGAAACTTCATGTTTTCCAGCAACATGAGACACGGGCGAAAGGCTTTGGACTTATATGAGAACATCGAGAGATTGCTAAGTTCTACAGAGGACCCCGAAAGTGCGTCTTTTCGGCGTTATTTACGAGAATACGATCGTGTGATCGATGCAGCGGAGAGAATTGAAGAGCTAGACTTTGCTACTATGGAAAGACTGGTGATCGCGCGCGATTCAGAAAATAAAGAAGAAATGGCCGAAGTATTAAAAGCTTTAAAACTAGAAGTAACCAAAGCACTTAGAAGGGAATACAGCGCGTTTAGAATACGTTTTGTACCGTCCAAACACAACTGA